Part of the Hyalangium gracile genome is shown below.
TCGCCGAGGCCTCGCCGGGCACCGAGGTGCTCGCTCGCGCCCACTCGGAGGCGATGAAGGCGGCAGGACTGGAGGACTCCAAGTTCGTGGAGCAGGGCAGTGCGCTCCTTCGAGCCTTCTGCGGCCAGCGCTGGGCCGTGAGCAAGCTCCGGGACAAGCTCAAGCAGATCGAATCCCGTGGTCCCGAGGCGGACGAGCTGCGCGGCCGGATTCGCGACGAGCTGGTCCGGCTGGAGCGGACCGACACCTTCGCCCGGCGCTACGGCGAGGAGCCCATCGCGCTCCTCATGAAGCACGAGCAGAAGCTGCTGGAGCTCCACACCCGGATGACCCGGGCCCTCAGCCGGGGTTGATTCTTGCTCCCGCAATGGAGTTCTAGAAACGTCGCTGTTGCGCTGATGATGGGAGTGGCGTGCACTCCTGCTCCCATCAAGGATGTCCTCCCCAAGCCCAATGAAGGCTTCCTGGAGAGTCTTCCTCCTTTGGGGGATTTCGGCCCGTACGACACCTTCATGGATGCGGTGGACAGGGCTTGTGACTTGATCCTCTCAAAGCCACACGCAAGCGTCGTCGACATCCCAGACCCTGTGCTGGCTCTGCGAGTCGCGGATGAATATTGCGCCTGGCTCTATTACGCCCCGGATGAGAAGTACCACATGAGCATGCTGACGAACCAGTCGGACGGTGATGAAGTCCTGACGCCTAGGAAGACATGCAGGCTGCCTGCCTTCGTGGATGACCCACGCTTCCCCGCTTGGAGCATCAAGTACATCTTTGCTCTTCACAACCACCCATTTGGCGGGCCGCTTTCCTTTTCCGACCTGAAGCAAATCATTGCGTTCGCCAAGACTCATGAGTGGGTCGTGGACACGAGGGACGGAAAGGTTCCTCTGTCCATGGTGGCATTCTTCTCGAACTCGGGCGGAGAGAACGCCAGATGTGATGGCTTCTTTCAGTACACACCGGAGAGCCGCGAGTTGATCAAGTTCACCAAGACCCAAGGGGAGTGGTTTCGGGAAGACATGGGGCTCATCACTTGGATCGATCAAACGACCTACAAGTTGAATGGCACGATCTATCGGGCGGAATAATGAGTCGCCAATTGAGAGTCGTCCCACTGGCGCTCGTTATTATTCTCACGGGCTGTGTCCGGCCTCCTTCTCCTCCCGTGGTGCCGGTGGAGGATGACAAGACGATCGTGTTTCCCCATTTCTTTGACCGGCCTGCTGGAGTGGTAGGGGTCGAAGGCGAATTGTATGACGTGGATGGAGTGATGCTTCGCGCCGTCATGATCGCCGTCAATGATTTCCTGCCTTACAGCGCCAAGGCGTCCTGTCCCGATAGGCCCGAAGCACAGTCCTATCGGGTCACTCGTCAAGGGAACATCATCTTTGTCTACATCTACGAGAATGAGGCGTATTGTGGCGCCTCGTATCTCGCTCTGGACTCAGGTGCGAAGTACGCGATCAGCATCGATGGTCGCATCCTTCGGCGTGTGCTGGATGGTCAACCCGAGGGGAACGCAAGCTTGGAAGCAGTGGATGCTGGCCCCCGGAGGGTTCCCTCCAGACCCGGGGTGACTCCTGCCTACGATTCCATCTGGAACAAACCGTCACACTCCGTGCCCCAAGGAGAAGAAGATGGCGGGGTGAGCCTCTGGGCTGACGGGGGGAGTCCCCTCTCTACTGATGGAGGCGGAGCACCATAGTCTTGAATGAAGGTCCGCAAACGGCTACGGCGTCACGAACGTGAGCTCGAGCGCCCGGACACAGGCGTCATCCGGCTTCGCCGCTGGATCCTCCAGGAAGGCTCCCAGCAGACCCAGCGCGCAGGGCCCCAGCACCACGTGGCCCGTGGCGGGAAACTCGATGAAGAAGCTATTCGCCAGGTTCTGGTGCACCTGCATCCCCAGCTCGGGCGGCGTCGTGATGTCGAACTGCCCCGACATCACCAGGGCCGGCGTGTCCCGCCTCACCGGCTCCAGGGCCGACTCGTCCACGGGCTCCAGGGCCCAGGCCGCGCATGTGTCCCGGATGTCCTCCAGCACCTGGGTGAAGAACGCCGCGACAGGAGGGTAGAGCCCCTGCTGCCCCACCTCGTCCACGGAGAAGCCCGCCGCCTCCGTGCACCGGAAGGTGTACTCCCGAAGGTCCGCGAATGAATCATCCCGCTGCGCCCACGTGGGCAGGAGGCCGTTCAGCGGCGTGAAGTCCCCCTTCGTCATCGAGCTGATGAGCAGGGGCAGGATCGGGATCGACGAGGCGCTGAACGAGTTCAACAGCCCACCGATCAGCTCCTCCTGCGTGAGCGCCCAGGTGATCGGCTGTCCCGTGGTGGGGTGCGTGGCCTGGATGGTCGCCGGAGTGACCGCCAGCGTCTGCATCAGCTGCAGCGTGGTCGCCTCCAGGCCCGGGTAGGCCTGGGCGCAGGCCGGGTCCGCGGCACAGGTGGAGAACAGCAAGCGCAGGGCCCGGTCACCGCTCTTCGGCGCGCTCGCGAGGATGTTCCGCTCCAGCGGCCCGGTGCTGTCCAGCGTGACGCCGCGGATCCCCTCCGGGTGGTCCCTCAGCACGTGCTGCGTCAGGTACGTCCCGTACGAGAGCGCGTAGATGTTGTAGGTGCCGAACCCGAGCGCCTTCATCACGGCGGCCACGTCCGAGGCGCTCTCGACGCTGTTGTACGCCGACAGCTCCACTCCCGCGGCCACCCACCGATCGTGGCACTGCTGGAGCGCCTGCGCCGTCAGCGCCCGCTGCTGCTCGGTGCTCAGGGGCTTGCCGAGCTGCTGCGCCACCATCGCCCCCAGCTCCGGGCACTTCAGGGACGGCGTCGAGGCTCCCGCCCCGCGCTGGTCGAACAGGATGATGTCCCGCCGGGCCCGGATGGCCGCTCCCGCCGGCCCCAGCATCAGCTCCCGGAAGGCGCCGATGGCCGAGGCGCCGGCTCCCCCCGTCAGCATCAGCAGCGGATCAGCAGCCGGCTCCGCGCCCGTACTGAGCACATGCATGACGGAAAGGCGGATCCTCTGGCCCTCGGGCTGAGCATGGCGCTCGGGAACCTCCACCCAGCCACAGCGGACGCCTTGCAGCGGAAAGGAGCAGTCCGCCCCCTCGAAGACCGGCGTAAAGCCGGGTTTGCTCGGTGCGTCATCGTCTCCGCACCCCCAGGCGCTGGAGAGCAGGAGCAGCAGGGCAGGGAAGGCGAGGGGTAGGCGGGCGGGCTTGCGAGGCATGAGTCGCACCGTACCTCGGCAACGAACCCCCTCCCGCCGATTGCGGATTGCATTCCGGCGCCCGGCGTCGCATAAGAATCTGTTTTTCAACGGGAAAAGTTCATGAAGCGCTACTTCATCCACACCTTCGGCTGCCAGATGAACGTCAACGACTCGCTCCGCATGAGCGAGGTGCTGGCGAAGCTCTCGTACACGCCGACGCCGACGCCGGATGATGCCGACCTCATCATCCTCAACACCTGCGCCATCCGCGAGAAGGCCGAGGACAAGATGCTGTCGGCCCTGGGGCGCTACCGGCCCGTCAAGGTCAGCCGCGGCGCCCTCATCGGCGTGGGCGGCTGCGTGGCCCAGCAGGAGAAGGACCGCCTCATCAAGAAGGTCCCCTACGTGGACTTCGTCTTCGGCCCCGACAACATCGGCAAGCTGCCGGAGATCATCTCCCGCGTGGAGCAGGAGCGCGAGCGCGTCGTCGAGACCGCCTTCGTCGACTCCGAGGAGTACGTCTTCCCCCGCGCCAGCGCCGAGACCTCACGCGGCAAGGTGACCGAGTTCGTCACCGTCATGAAGGGCTGCGACAACGTCTGCTCCTTCTGCGTGGTGCCCCACACCCGCGGCCGCGAGGTCAGCCGCGCCTTCCCGGACGTGCTCACCGAGGTGGCGGAGCTGGCCAGCGTCGGCCTGCGCGAAGTCACCCTCATCGGCCAGAACGTCAACTCGTACAAGGGCGGCATCAGCTTCGCCCAGCTCCTGCTGCGCACCGCCGAGGTGCCCGGTATCGAGCGCGTGCGCTTCACCACCAGCCACCCGCACGATCTCTCCGACGAGCTGATCGAAGCCTTCCGCACCCAGCCGAAGATCGCTCCCCACTTCCACCTGCCCGTGCAGAGCGGCGCCGACCGCATCCTCAAGATGATGCGCCGCGACTACACCGTGGAGCAGTACCTGGAGCGACTCGAGAAGCTGCGCGCGGCCCGGCCCGGCATCGCCGTCACCACCGACATCATCGTCGGCTTCCCCGGCGAGACGGACGAGGAGTTCGAGCTGACCCTGCAGCTCACCGAGAAGGTCCGCTACGAGAACCAGTTCTCCTTCATCTACAGCCCTCGGCCCAAGACGGGCGCCGCCCTGCGCGAGAAGGACTGGGGCCCGGTGCCCCACGAGGTGAAGATCGCCCGCCTGGAGCGCCTGCAGAAGCTCCAGCGGAAGATCTGCGGCGAGATCGCCGCCACCCAGGTGGGCCTCGAGGTGGAGGTGCTCGTGGAGGGACACTCCAAGTACGACGCCGCCAAGCGCTTCGGTCGCACCCCCGAGAACCGCACCGTCAACTTCGACGGGGATGCCCCCGCCGGCGCCCTGGTGAGGGTCCTCATCGAGCGCGCCACCCCCAACCAGCTCATGGGCAAGCAGACCCGGGTGGTGATGGCTCCTACCGTCGTCCCCCCTCCGGCCGAGGCCCTGGCGGGGGTCCAACCTGACCGGTTTCCTCTCGTGGTGTCGTAAGGGGGGCGGTTTCGCCGCCGGGGGGCCGTTCCAAAACTGACGCGAGGCGGTAGGACGTGGTAGGAGCACTCCCATGGCCATCGTGCCCGAGACAGTGCTGAAGGCGTGCCCCATCTTCAAGGGGTTCACCGACACTGGCATCGCGATCTTCGCCAGCATCGCCGTCCCGCGCGCCTTCCCCAAGGGCACCCAGCTCTTCGCCGAGGGCAAGAAGGGCGAGTCGCTGCTCATCGTCGGCGAGGGCACCGTGCGTCTCAGCGCGAAGAACCAGGCGGGCGAGGAGATCTCTCTCGGGGATGTGGGCTCCGGAGAGCCGCTGGGTGAGCTGGCCCTCGTGCAGATCGGCGAGCGGCTGTGCACCGCCACGGCCATGAACGACGTGTCCGCGCTGGAGATCCGCCACGCGGACTTCCAGAAGCTCCTCATCCAGAAGCCCCAGGCCTGCGTGAAGCTGCTGATGGGCATCGTCACGTACTTCGGCCAGAAGGCCCGCGACAACCGAGAGATGCTCCGCACGCTCGTCGGAAAGGCGCCTGCCGCCTGAGTGGCGCGTGGTAGCCTGCTCGCCGCTCATGCGTGCGTGCGCTCCGGTGATAGCGGTGCTGCTGGCCCTCGGGGCCCCCCTGGCGCGCGCCGAGACCGACTGGTTCGCCAGCGTCTACACGCCCGCTGGCGTCGAAGTTCGAGCCGACGCCCGCGTCTTCGCGCTCTTCTGCCTGCTCAACCGCGCCGGCTACGACGCGGGCCCGCTGCGGCGCGAGCACCCCGTTCCCGCCTACCGCTATCCCCCGGCCCGCGTGCGCGTCCGCGAGGCCCTGGCCAGCGCCGACCCCGCCGTGCTCCAGCGCGCCCAGGCGTTCTTCGACGCCCATCCGCTGCCCCTGGAGCGCTACCTGGCCCTCACCGTCCGCATCGAGGACGAGACGGACATCCCCGCCGAGTTCCGGGAGCTGGAGGGGCTCGAGACCCTGCTCGATCTCGTCGAGGAGCGGTGGCCACTGCCTGTCCTCAGGACGGAGACCTTCGACGACTACCGATCGGTCATGCGTTCCTACCTTGCCGTTCTGGACGCGCCGCTCCAACGTGCCTCGCGTCTGCTGCGGCTGCCGGAAAGCGGGCCGGGCGTCCGGGTTGTGGTTAATCTGCTCGCCGAGGAAGGGTGGGTGCGCGGTTTTCGCACCGGGAAGGGTGTGGTGGTGGTGGTAGGTCCAGGTAAGGCCCCTGAGTTGGAACTCCTGATGTGGGAGTACGCCCGACTGATGCTCCCCGCCCGGGTGGGCGAGCAGGCCCAGGCTCGGTGGACGGCCGGGCCAGCGCTCTTGAAGGAGGCGCAGGGCCTGGGGGCTCGGGAGGCGACGGTGGGGGAGTACGCGGTGGCGCTGCTCAGCCGTGCGCTGGCGCTCGCTGCCCTGGAGGCCCCGGACTCGGCCTACGAAGCGGCCGGCCGGCAGGGGTACTTCGGGCTGAAGGCGTTGGCGGGGAGTTTTGGAGACGCGCGCCCGGTTGATGCGTGGGCGCTGGAGGGGCTGGCTCGGGTAGGTACCGGCCGTCCCCTCCGGAAGTGAACGAGAGCCAAGGACGAAGCGTGGAAGATTTACTCACCCATCTGCTGAGCGACACCCAGGGCATCTTTGCCTACGCAACGGTCTTCTTGATCCTGCTGGCCTGTGGGCTCGGTGTTCCGCTTCCCGAGGACATCTCGCTCATCCTCGGCGGCTTCCTGGCGCACAAGGGCGCCGCCAGCCTGCCGGTGATGATGGTGGTCGGCTTCGCGGGCATCCTCGCGGGAGACAGCCTCATCTTCTACTTCGGCCGCAAGCTGGGGAAGAACGTGGGGCGCAAACCCGGCGGCTTCTTCGCCCGCATCATCACCCCCGAGAAGCGCGCCAAGGTCGAGGGCCTGTTCCAGAAGCACGGGCAGAAGATCGTCATGATCGCCCGCTTCATGCCGGGCGTGCGCGCGGTGACGTACTTCACCGCGGGCTCGGTGGGCATGTCCTACTGGCGCTTCATCTTCTGGGACGGCCTGGCCGCGCTGCTGTCCGCGCCGGTGTTCGTCTTCCTGGGCTTCCACTTCGGCAGCGAGCTGGACTACCTGATCGGCCAGCTCAAGCGGAGCCAGACCGCGGTGCTCATTGCCCTGGCCGTCATCGGCGCCATCTGGTTCGTGTGGCACCGCCGGAAGACGGCGGCCGCTCGAGCGGCGGCGGCGCAGGCCCTGCAGCAGGCCGCGGTGGTTCCCGTCATTCCCCAGGAGGGCGGCTCGGCCGGGGCCCGCGCGCCGTTCCTGGACGCCGGGGAGAACCAGGTCGTCGCCTCCCGCACCTCCGAGCAGTAGGCCCCGGGGCGCATCACCTGCGCGCCCCACGCCCCGTGCTCAGCGTCGCCCGAACAGGCCCTTGAGCCAGCCCACCACTCCCGCCTTCTTCTCGGGCGGGGGAGCGGCCATGGCCGCCGCGGGCCCACCCCGCGCCGAGCCCGCCGCCGCGGGCGGAGGGTTGGCCGCGGAGTGCTCCTGCATCCGCGCCTTCACGGCCTCGGGCGTGTCGCGGGTGTTGAAGGAGCTGGAGACCTCGCGCCCCGTGGAGTTCTCCTTCGCCGTCACCGTCAGCAGCGACTCGCTGTTCACCTCGAAGGTGATCGTCACCTTCACCTCGCCGCGGGGGCGCTTGGGCAGGCCCGTGAGCTTCAGCGTGCCCAGGAACTCGTTCTCCAGCGTGCGATCCGAGTCTCCCTGGAAGATGCTCAGCTCGAGCTCCGCCTGTTGATCGCGGCTGGTGGACAGCGTGTACGACTTGGACGCCGGCAGCGCCGAGTTCCGCTCCATCACCGCCTTGAAGCGTCCACCCGGCAGCCCCACGCCGATGGCCATCGGCAGCACGTCGATGAGGGTGACACCCTCCTTCTGCCCCAGGCTGTGCGCCAGCAGCGCCGCGCCCAGCGCCACCGCCTCGTCCGGGTGCACGTTCTTGGTGGGCGGCTTGCCGAAGAACTTCGTGATCTTCTCGTGCACCAGCGGGAAGCGGCTCTGGCCTCCCACCAGCACCACCTCCTGGATGTCCTGCGGCGTCAGGCCCTTGGCCTTGAGCACCTCGTCGCAGACCTCCAGGGTGCGATCCACCAGCGACTCGGTCAGCTCGATGAGCTTCTTGCGCGTGAGCGTGACGTCGATGTCGTACGGCGTGTTGTCGATCATCGTCACGAACGCCACGTGGATGCGGATGTCCGAGCGCTCCGACAGCGCGCACTTGGCCCGCTCGGCCGCGTCGTGGATGCGCTGCATCGCCACCCGGTCGCCCTGGAACACCTTGCCCGTCTGCTTCTGGAACTCCTCCAGCAGGTACTCGACGATGGCGTTGTCGAAGTCGATGCCGCCCAGGAAGGTGTCGCCGCCGGTGGAGATCACCTCGTAGACGGTGTCGTGCAGCTCCAGCACGGACGCGTCGAAGGTGCCGCCGCCCAGATCGTAGACGAGGATGCGCTGGGTGAGCTTGCGCCCGTAGCCGTACGCGAGCGCCGCCGCGGTGGGCTCGTTGAGGATGCGCTCCACGTGGAGCCCGGCCAGCCGCCCGGCCTCGCGCACCGCCTGGCGCTGGTTGTCGTTGTAGTACGCGGGCACGGTGATCACCGCCCGCGACACCGCGTGCCCGATGTGGTTCTGCGCCACCTCGCGCACCTCGCGCAGGATCAGCGCGGAGATCTGCTGCAGCGAGAAGACGCGGTTGCCCAGCTTCACCGCCGCCTCGCCGTTCTCTCCCTCGGCGACCTCGTAGTGGAAGCGATCCTTGATGTGCTGGACGATGGGCGAGTCGTACGCGCGGCCCACCAGCCGCTTGGCCCCGTACACCGTCTGCCGGGGGTTGGTGAGCATCTGCCCCTTGGCCGGGTGCCCGATGATCATCTTCCCGCGCGTGTTGAGCGCCAGGATGGAGGGCACGGTGTTGTGGCCCTCGCGGCTGCGCAGCACCTCGGGCTTGCCGTGGCGCACGTAGCCGGCGCACGAGTTCGTCGTACCCAGATCGATGCCGATGATCGGCCCTTCGCGCTTCGGCTCCTCCTTGGGAGGCTCGAAGGGAGGCGCGTTGGGGACCGTGGAGGCATTGGCCGTGACAACCGGAGCGAAGCTGCCGCTGGGGCGCTGCGAGGCCGGCGGGGCTGGCGGAGCCGGAGGCGGGGGAGCAGCCGGGGCGGGAGCCTCGGGAGGAGCAGGAGGCGGGGCTGGGGGCTCGGGCGGCTCGGGCGGCTGAGCTGCCGACGCCGGAGGCTCGGGCGGAGCGGGGGCGGGAGGCTCCGGGGGCTCGGGAGCGAGCTCCTCCGCGTCCAGGATGGCCTCTTCCGCGACCTCTGCCTCCGAGGCAGCAGCCACTGGAGCCTGAGGCGCGGGCTGCGCCGGGGCAGCAGCCACCGGCTCCGGGGGCGCAGGTTGCGCGGGGACAGGTGCCGTCGGGATGGGAGCCGCGGGCCTCGCGGCGGAGGCCGCCACCGGGACAGGAGTCGCCGGGCTGAGCCGCAGGGGAGGCGTTGGAGCAGGCGTCGCGGGCGGGGCAGGGGGAGGCGCCGCCGAGACTGGCGCCTCGGGCTGCCCGGGGGCAGGAGCCGGAGGAGCCGCCGGCTGCGCGATTGTAGGCGTAGGAGGGATGGTGTAGTCAGCCTCTCCGACACCCAGGGGCACGGGCGGCGTCAGCGCCTGCCCATGAGGCAGGGGAGCGACAGCCGTCTCGAGGAAGCGCTTGGTCTCCGGATCCAGGGTGAGGAAGCGCAACCCCATGCCGGAGACACCGTGGCCCTGCTGCCCGGTGACGAAGTGCACCACCGCGGACGCATAGATGATGCGCGCTCCGGTGGAGAGCTTGAGATCCAGGGTGACAGGCGTACCCGGCGGCTTCACCGTCCTGGAGCGCAGGTAGATGCCGCCCCGAGTGATGTTGGCGCCGTACTTCGCGAGGAACTCTTCCGGGGTGGCGAAGGGCAGCTTGACCGCCAGCCCGATCGGTCCCTGATTGGATTCCGTCAAAGCCTCATCCCGAACGTGAGGGGTAGGGGAGAGTATCGCCTGAACCCACGGGGAACGGGCATCAAAACAGCCGACAGAAGGGCGCTCTGGACCGTTGCGAGCCCGCGTCCAGGCGCGTATGGAAGCGGCCCCGCCGGGCGATGATGCCCCGCGGCGCTCCGGGAGCCCTCATGCTGAACCCCGAAATCCGGCTCGCGCTCACCTTCGATGACGTCCTGCTGCAGCCCGCCGAGAGCGCCGTCATCCCCCGGGATGTCGAGCTGTCCACGCGGCTGACCCGCAACCTGCGCCTGAACATGCCGCTCTTGTCGGCGGCCATGGACACCGTCACCGAGGCCCGCACGGCCATCGCGATGGCGCAGGAAGGCGGTATCGGCGTCATCCACAAGAACATGACCCCCGAGCAGCAGGCGCTCGAGGTGCTCAAGGTGAAGAAGTTCGAGAGCGGCATGGTGGTGGACCCCGTCACCACCGAGCCCGAGGCGCCGCTGGCTCGCGCCATCGAGCTGATGCGCCAGCACGGCGTGTCCGGCATCCCCGTGGTGAAGGGCAAGCGGCTGGTGGGCATCGTCACCAGCCGGGACGTACGCTTCGAGACGAACCTGTCCCAGAAGGTGGAGCAGGTGATGACGCGCAAGCTGGTCACCGGGCGCGAGGGCATCCACCAGGCCGAGGCCCAGCAGCTGCTGCACCAGCACCGCATCGAGAAGCTCCTCATCGTCAACGAGGAGTTCGAGCTCAAGGGGCTCATCACCATCAAGGACATCGAGAAGCGGCGCACGCACCCCAACGCGGCCAAGGACGCCAAGGGGCGCCTGCTGTGCGCCGCCGCCGTGGGTGTCTCCGCGGACCGCGAGGCCCGCATCGACGCGCTGGTGAAGGCCGGCGTGGACGTGATCGTCGTGGACACGGCGCACGGCCACTCCCGAGGCGTGCTCGACGGGGTGCGCGACACGCGCAAGAACTTCAAGGGCTTCGAGCTGATCGCCGGCAACGTGGCCACCGCCGAGGGCACCCGCGCGCTGATCGAGGCCGGGGTGGACGCGGTGAAGGTGGGCATCGGGCCGGGCTCCATCTGCACCACGCGCGTGGTGGCCGGCGTGGGCGTGCCGCAGGTCACCGCCGTGGATGACTGCGCCCGCGAGGCCGCCAAGCACGACATCCCCATCATCTCGGATGGCGGCATCAAGTACTCGGGCGACATCGTGAAGGCGATCGCCGCAGGGGCCAGCTCGGTGATGATCGGCTCGCTCTTCGCGGGCACCGAGGAGGCGCCGGGCGACGTCATCCTGTACCAGGGCCGCAGCTACAAGAGCTACCGGGGCATGGGCTCGCTGGGAGCGATGAAGCAGGGCGCCAAGGACCGCTACTTCCAGGCGGACGTGGACGCGGTGAAGCTGGTGCCCGAAGGCATCGAGGGCCGCGTGCCGTACAAGGGCACCCTGGCGATGAACATCCACCAGATGCTGGGCGGCATCCGCAGCGGCATGGGCTACGTGGGCTGCCGCACCATCGAGGAGCTGAGGACCAAGGCCCAGTTCGTGCGCATCACCTCGGCGGGGCTCAAGGAGAGCCACGTGCACGACGTCATCATCACCGAGGAGGCGCCCAACTACCGGGTGGAGTAGGGCGCCGGGGGAGAAGTCGGCGGAGCGCTCCCCGACTTCCCAGAGGTGCTACTTGCCGCGGCGCTTGCCGCCGCCGGTGCCGGAGTCCTCGGCCGGAGCGCCGACGTCCGCCACCTTCTTCTCCGCGGTGGCCACGCGGCTGAGCAACGCGTCCTTGTCGTCCGGAGCCAGCGTCTCGATGGCCTGCCGCAGGGTGTTGAAGTCCAGGCGGGCGATGGTGACGGTGTTGCCGCCCTTGATCTCCTGCACGGTGGGTACGCTCACCAGCTCGCGCATGTAGGTCTCGAACTCCACGCGCACATCGGCGGTCTGCTGGATGCAGGCCTCCTTGGCGCTGACGATGGCGTCGGCGCCCTCCCGGTACTGCAGGTCCGGGTTGCGCGTCATGGCCTCCTCGAAGGTCTGCGTGCGCTGGCGCAGCGTCTCGTACAGGTTGATGTAGTCCTGGAGCCGGTCCGTCTCGGGACGGTTGACGTTGCGCGCCTTGTTGAGCTCCTCGGCGGTGTTGTCGCAGGTGAGCTTGCCCAGCTCGCCCGCGTTCGGAGTGTCCTTCACCGCGACGCTGGTGGTCTCGCGGTCGAGCCGTTCATCCGAGGTGATTTCCCGTGCCGCACAACCGGTGACGGACAGGAAGAAAACAGTGGCGGCGGCGGACAGGCGATGCATCAGGACCTCGACAGGGGCGGAACGAACAGGTGGGGTTTTAACGGTTGATCTTCCAAAGTTTGTAGCGGTATGGGCCGGCCTCCGTCAACGACGCCCGGGGAGAACCTCGTGGATATCCATGCTGAGAAGATCCTGATCCTCGACTTCGGCAGCCAGTACACGCAGCTCATCGCCCGACGCGTGCGCGAGCTGGGTGTGTACTGCGAGATCCACCGACCCGACCTGTCCGA
Proteins encoded:
- a CDS encoding TIGR02266 family protein, yielding MTESNQGPIGLAVKLPFATPEEFLAKYGANITRGGIYLRSRTVKPPGTPVTLDLKLSTGARIIYASAVVHFVTGQQGHGVSGMGLRFLTLDPETKRFLETAVAPLPHGQALTPPVPLGVGEADYTIPPTPTIAQPAAPPAPAPGQPEAPVSAAPPPAPPATPAPTPPLRLSPATPVPVAASAARPAAPIPTAPVPAQPAPPEPVAAAPAQPAPQAPVAAASEAEVAEEAILDAEELAPEPPEPPAPAPPEPPASAAQPPEPPEPPAPPPAPPEAPAPAAPPPPAPPAPPASQRPSGSFAPVVTANASTVPNAPPFEPPKEEPKREGPIIGIDLGTTNSCAGYVRHGKPEVLRSREGHNTVPSILALNTRGKMIIGHPAKGQMLTNPRQTVYGAKRLVGRAYDSPIVQHIKDRFHYEVAEGENGEAAVKLGNRVFSLQQISALILREVREVAQNHIGHAVSRAVITVPAYYNDNQRQAVREAGRLAGLHVERILNEPTAAALAYGYGRKLTQRILVYDLGGGTFDASVLELHDTVYEVISTGGDTFLGGIDFDNAIVEYLLEEFQKQTGKVFQGDRVAMQRIHDAAERAKCALSERSDIRIHVAFVTMIDNTPYDIDVTLTRKKLIELTESLVDRTLEVCDEVLKAKGLTPQDIQEVVLVGGQSRFPLVHEKITKFFGKPPTKNVHPDEAVALGAALLAHSLGQKEGVTLIDVLPMAIGVGLPGGRFKAVMERNSALPASKSYTLSTSRDQQAELELSIFQGDSDRTLENEFLGTLKLTGLPKRPRGEVKVTITFEVNSESLLTVTAKENSTGREVSSSFNTRDTPEAVKARMQEHSAANPPPAAAGSARGGPAAAMAAPPPEKKAGVVGWLKGLFGRR
- the miaB gene encoding tRNA (N6-isopentenyl adenosine(37)-C2)-methylthiotransferase MiaB, producing MKRYFIHTFGCQMNVNDSLRMSEVLAKLSYTPTPTPDDADLIILNTCAIREKAEDKMLSALGRYRPVKVSRGALIGVGGCVAQQEKDRLIKKVPYVDFVFGPDNIGKLPEIISRVEQERERVVETAFVDSEEYVFPRASAETSRGKVTEFVTVMKGCDNVCSFCVVPHTRGREVSRAFPDVLTEVAELASVGLREVTLIGQNVNSYKGGISFAQLLLRTAEVPGIERVRFTTSHPHDLSDELIEAFRTQPKIAPHFHLPVQSGADRILKMMRRDYTVEQYLERLEKLRAARPGIAVTTDIIVGFPGETDEEFELTLQLTEKVRYENQFSFIYSPRPKTGAALREKDWGPVPHEVKIARLERLQKLQRKICGEIAATQVGLEVEVLVEGHSKYDAAKRFGRTPENRTVNFDGDAPAGALVRVLIERATPNQLMGKQTRVVMAPTVVPPPAEALAGVQPDRFPLVVS
- a CDS encoding Crp/Fnr family transcriptional regulator; the protein is MAIVPETVLKACPIFKGFTDTGIAIFASIAVPRAFPKGTQLFAEGKKGESLLIVGEGTVRLSAKNQAGEEISLGDVGSGEPLGELALVQIGERLCTATAMNDVSALEIRHADFQKLLIQKPQACVKLLMGIVTYFGQKARDNREMLRTLVGKAPAA
- a CDS encoding DedA family protein, whose translation is MEDLLTHLLSDTQGIFAYATVFLILLACGLGVPLPEDISLILGGFLAHKGAASLPVMMVVGFAGILAGDSLIFYFGRKLGKNVGRKPGGFFARIITPEKRAKVEGLFQKHGQKIVMIARFMPGVRAVTYFTAGSVGMSYWRFIFWDGLAALLSAPVFVFLGFHFGSELDYLIGQLKRSQTAVLIALAVIGAIWFVWHRRKTAAARAAAAQALQQAAVVPVIPQEGGSAGARAPFLDAGENQVVASRTSEQ
- the guaB gene encoding IMP dehydrogenase, with protein sequence MLNPEIRLALTFDDVLLQPAESAVIPRDVELSTRLTRNLRLNMPLLSAAMDTVTEARTAIAMAQEGGIGVIHKNMTPEQQALEVLKVKKFESGMVVDPVTTEPEAPLARAIELMRQHGVSGIPVVKGKRLVGIVTSRDVRFETNLSQKVEQVMTRKLVTGREGIHQAEAQQLLHQHRIEKLLIVNEEFELKGLITIKDIEKRRTHPNAAKDAKGRLLCAAAVGVSADREARIDALVKAGVDVIVVDTAHGHSRGVLDGVRDTRKNFKGFELIAGNVATAEGTRALIEAGVDAVKVGIGPGSICTTRVVAGVGVPQVTAVDDCAREAAKHDIPIISDGGIKYSGDIVKAIAAGASSVMIGSLFAGTEEAPGDVILYQGRSYKSYRGMGSLGAMKQGAKDRYFQADVDAVKLVPEGIEGRVPYKGTLAMNIHQMLGGIRSGMGYVGCRTIEELRTKAQFVRITSAGLKESHVHDVIITEEAPNYRVE
- a CDS encoding alpha/beta fold hydrolase — protein: MHVLSTGAEPAADPLLMLTGGAGASAIGAFRELMLGPAGAAIRARRDIILFDQRGAGASTPSLKCPELGAMVAQQLGKPLSTEQQRALTAQALQQCHDRWVAAGVELSAYNSVESASDVAAVMKALGFGTYNIYALSYGTYLTQHVLRDHPEGIRGVTLDSTGPLERNILASAPKSGDRALRLLFSTCAADPACAQAYPGLEATTLQLMQTLAVTPATIQATHPTTGQPITWALTQEELIGGLLNSFSASSIPILPLLISSMTKGDFTPLNGLLPTWAQRDDSFADLREYTFRCTEAAGFSVDEVGQQGLYPPVAAFFTQVLEDIRDTCAAWALEPVDESALEPVRRDTPALVMSGQFDITTPPELGMQVHQNLANSFFIEFPATGHVVLGPCALGLLGAFLEDPAAKPDDACVRALELTFVTP